A portion of the Corallococcus silvisoli genome contains these proteins:
- a CDS encoding HEAT repeat domain-containing protein, which translates to MAQPQKVTDANAEAEQSPEVREKVELARTFAFHLLKGIKQIGMYRHNEARFPEFLSKALESISAYTEKFGPLSLKVEQQNFMLYNEPLFSEESPLPYKFFRDGIRQLIFRPGLPLEELVTLTLIALSEPERGADDVLAQLWRAGMQQVEYVVVEGFSMEGASEDEVQVEVDKVVGYLYSRLQTNSDDFLRFARVSAEDLDAKLDGVEQIRGLVVGGRHATDDLKARLQREITEEENARLFPKLVGAVFQVVEGGVDDVALLEEIFLQLLDMLLLQDDFGTVNQIVLKLRALSQREGGEELGRMLQSFLHKMGEEQRLTRLGESLKTTRAKNPQDVTRYLQALGVDSVLPLLNVLESIELPENRSILGDVLGTFARELPEPFVARLLSDRPQTVRDMVYILEKSNHPERVKMFSQVMKSPNLVVKLEVMQIIGRGRTAEARRIIQEALTDGVSQVRMLAAKLLPEFDRDRAFTDLVKLVRDSGWDKKTSDEKSAIYAAIGATNLPAALSMMQQLLTVKPSLLNKRRVMEDKLLAVTGLGGAGSIQSYKLLQAVVEDKTQPVEILTAARKAMYQTRKALFGDSALPEEAS; encoded by the coding sequence ATGGCACAGCCCCAGAAAGTCACGGACGCCAACGCGGAGGCGGAGCAGTCACCGGAGGTCCGCGAGAAGGTGGAGCTGGCGCGCACGTTCGCGTTCCACCTGCTCAAGGGCATCAAGCAGATCGGCATGTACCGCCACAACGAGGCGCGCTTCCCGGAGTTCCTCTCGAAGGCGCTGGAGTCCATCTCCGCGTACACGGAGAAGTTCGGACCGCTCTCGCTGAAGGTGGAGCAGCAGAACTTCATGCTCTACAACGAGCCGCTCTTCTCGGAAGAGTCGCCGCTCCCCTACAAGTTCTTCCGCGACGGCATCCGCCAGCTCATCTTCCGGCCGGGCCTGCCGCTGGAGGAGCTGGTCACGCTCACGCTCATCGCGCTGTCGGAGCCGGAGCGCGGCGCGGACGACGTGCTCGCGCAGCTGTGGCGCGCGGGCATGCAGCAGGTGGAGTACGTGGTGGTGGAGGGCTTCTCCATGGAGGGCGCCTCCGAGGACGAGGTCCAGGTGGAGGTGGACAAGGTGGTGGGCTACCTCTACTCCCGCCTCCAGACGAACTCGGATGACTTCCTGCGCTTCGCGCGCGTGTCCGCGGAGGACCTGGACGCGAAGCTGGACGGCGTGGAGCAGATCCGCGGCCTCGTCGTGGGCGGCCGGCACGCCACGGATGACCTGAAGGCCCGGCTGCAGCGGGAGATCACGGAGGAGGAGAACGCGCGCCTGTTCCCCAAGCTGGTGGGCGCGGTGTTCCAGGTGGTGGAAGGCGGCGTGGACGACGTGGCGCTGCTGGAGGAGATCTTCCTGCAGCTGCTGGACATGCTCCTGCTGCAGGACGACTTCGGCACGGTGAACCAGATCGTCCTCAAGCTGCGCGCGCTCTCCCAGCGCGAGGGCGGCGAGGAGCTGGGGCGCATGCTCCAGTCCTTCCTCCACAAGATGGGCGAGGAGCAGCGCCTCACGCGGCTGGGCGAGTCGCTCAAGACGACGCGCGCGAAGAACCCCCAGGACGTGACGCGCTACCTGCAGGCGCTGGGCGTGGACTCGGTGCTGCCGCTGCTCAACGTGCTGGAGTCCATCGAGCTGCCGGAGAACCGTTCGATCCTGGGCGACGTGCTGGGCACCTTCGCGCGCGAGCTGCCGGAGCCGTTCGTGGCGCGCCTGCTGTCGGACCGGCCCCAGACGGTGCGCGACATGGTCTACATCCTGGAGAAGAGCAACCACCCGGAGCGGGTGAAGATGTTCTCCCAGGTCATGAAGAGCCCCAACCTGGTGGTGAAGCTGGAGGTGATGCAGATCATCGGGCGCGGCCGCACGGCCGAGGCCCGGCGCATCATCCAGGAAGCGCTCACCGACGGCGTCTCCCAGGTGCGCATGCTGGCCGCGAAGCTGCTGCCGGAGTTCGACCGCGACCGCGCGTTCACGGACCTGGTGAAGCTGGTGCGCGACTCCGGCTGGGACAAGAAGACGTCGGATGAGAAGTCCGCCATCTACGCGGCCATCGGGGCGACGAACCTCCCCGCCGCGCTGTCCATGATGCAGCAGCTGCTGACGGTGAAGCCGTCGCTGCTCAACAAGCGGCGGGTGATGGAGGACAAGCTGCTGGCCGTCACCGGCCTGGGGGGCGCGGGCTCCATCCAGTCCTACAAGTTGCTGCAGGCCGTGGTGGAGGACAAGACGCAGCCCGTGGAGATCCTCACCGCGGCCCGCAAGGCGATGTACCAGACGCGCAAGGCCCTGTTCGGGGACTCGGCGCTTCCGGAAGAGGCGAGCTGA
- a CDS encoding HD-GYP domain-containing protein, whose amino-acid sequence MADNLKINQTQDENLGEYGREHNEKLQGLSRSMLAGLYMLVRSVKMYDPENAVFEKPLHQLQDIINQIIGKEGRLELTGVKDSYYLNGMLVKVDLNSIENQRYLLSEMRAKDVGGITLTKPVTVQELKNFVWIFSKEQSTAAEEDGLQGRKLLNMRVAKFSKLKEKMNKDMDTPGDQKVDRKKYAMTVYARAVFFLQKYLESVRAGKPIGSSRALRLVQDFVDISFDQRTHFLGMTTQKREEDYLVYHQVNVALMCIVFGAELGLTKPQLRDLGYIALFHDAGMTTLPEELSTKRGALTADEKTTVARAPLISVRNILLEKGFSRSTLLRVVTTFEHKTDYGTAVRDARGNIQMIIPKTNLGVYAKVIAICDAYDALTSRRPYRDAYGPEVALMLMWTEMRQKFDPELLSVFMRVMAIQPIKVLSRRQQQLSVSGL is encoded by the coding sequence ATGGCCGACAACCTGAAGATCAATCAGACCCAGGACGAGAACCTGGGGGAGTACGGGCGCGAGCACAACGAGAAGCTCCAGGGCCTGTCGCGCTCCATGCTCGCGGGCCTCTACATGCTCGTGCGCTCGGTGAAGATGTATGACCCGGAGAACGCGGTCTTCGAGAAGCCGCTGCACCAGCTCCAGGACATCATCAACCAGATCATCGGCAAGGAAGGCCGGCTGGAGCTGACGGGCGTCAAGGACTCGTACTACCTGAACGGCATGCTGGTGAAGGTGGACCTCAACTCCATCGAGAACCAGCGCTACCTGCTGTCGGAGATGCGCGCCAAGGACGTGGGCGGCATCACGCTGACCAAGCCCGTCACGGTGCAGGAGCTGAAGAACTTCGTCTGGATCTTCAGCAAGGAGCAGTCCACCGCGGCGGAAGAGGACGGGCTGCAGGGGCGCAAGCTCCTCAACATGCGCGTGGCCAAGTTCTCCAAGCTCAAGGAGAAGATGAACAAGGACATGGACACGCCGGGCGACCAGAAGGTCGACCGCAAGAAGTACGCGATGACCGTGTACGCGCGTGCCGTGTTCTTCCTTCAGAAGTACCTGGAGTCCGTGCGCGCGGGGAAGCCCATTGGCTCCTCGCGGGCGCTGCGGCTGGTGCAGGACTTCGTGGACATCTCCTTCGATCAGCGCACCCACTTCCTGGGGATGACGACGCAGAAGCGCGAGGAGGACTACCTCGTCTACCACCAGGTCAACGTGGCGCTGATGTGCATCGTGTTCGGCGCCGAGCTGGGCCTCACGAAGCCGCAGCTGCGCGACCTGGGCTACATCGCGCTCTTCCACGACGCGGGCATGACGACGCTGCCGGAGGAGCTGTCCACCAAGCGCGGGGCGCTCACCGCGGATGAGAAGACGACGGTGGCCCGCGCGCCGCTCATCAGCGTGCGCAACATCCTGCTGGAGAAGGGCTTCAGCCGCTCCACGCTGCTTCGCGTGGTGACGACGTTCGAGCACAAGACGGACTACGGCACCGCGGTGCGCGACGCGCGCGGCAACATCCAGATGATCATCCCCAAGACGAACCTGGGGGTGTACGCGAAGGTCATCGCCATCTGCGACGCCTACGACGCGCTCACCTCGCGCCGGCCGTACCGGGACGCGTACGGCCCGGAGGTGGCGCTGATGCTGATGTGGACGGAGATGCGCCAGAAGTTCGACCCGGAGCTGCTGTCCGTCTTCATGCGGGTGATGGCCATCCAGCCCATCAAGGTCCTCTCCCGCCGCCAGCAGCAGCTCAGCGTTTCCGGACTCTAG
- a CDS encoding RluA family pseudouridine synthase, with protein MASPDTREHRALPEARGERLDQYLARAFPDLTRSRLQGLIADGHVLSDGKPGKVAQRLRGGELLTVHIPAPVAAIPQAEALPVSVLHEDRDLVVVDKAAGMVVHPGAGHASGTLVNALLHRVKDLAGVGGELRPGIVHRLDKDTTGCLVVAKHEKALVALQKAFKTREVQKTYLALVHGVPPAEGRIETLYGRHPIHRQRFTGKVKEGKPAITVFRVREAFEGAALVEVDLLTGRTHQIRVHLAEAGHPLLCDALYGGGRKAKGAVEKAQEALGRQALHAWRLAFEHPRTHKALTLEAPLPEDFTKALGLLREAGLPAGPPAPKKPAPKARVRKR; from the coding sequence GTGGCCTCACCCGACACGCGCGAGCACCGCGCCCTCCCCGAAGCCAGGGGCGAGCGCCTGGACCAATACCTCGCGCGCGCGTTCCCGGACCTCACGCGCTCCCGGCTCCAGGGCCTCATCGCGGACGGCCATGTGCTGTCCGACGGCAAGCCGGGCAAGGTCGCCCAGCGCCTGCGTGGGGGCGAGCTCCTCACCGTCCACATCCCCGCGCCCGTCGCCGCCATTCCCCAGGCCGAGGCGCTGCCCGTGTCCGTGCTGCACGAGGACCGCGACCTCGTCGTCGTGGACAAGGCCGCCGGCATGGTGGTGCACCCGGGCGCGGGCCACGCCTCCGGGACGCTGGTCAACGCCCTCCTGCACCGCGTGAAGGACCTGGCGGGCGTGGGCGGCGAGCTGCGCCCCGGCATCGTCCACCGGCTGGACAAGGACACCACCGGCTGCCTCGTCGTCGCCAAGCACGAGAAGGCCCTGGTGGCCCTCCAGAAGGCCTTCAAGACGCGCGAAGTGCAGAAGACGTACCTCGCGCTGGTGCACGGCGTGCCGCCCGCGGAGGGGCGCATCGAGACGCTCTATGGCCGTCACCCCATCCACCGCCAGCGCTTCACCGGCAAGGTGAAGGAGGGCAAGCCCGCCATCACCGTGTTCCGCGTGCGCGAGGCGTTCGAGGGCGCGGCGCTGGTGGAGGTGGACCTGCTCACTGGCCGCACGCATCAGATCCGCGTCCACCTGGCGGAGGCCGGACACCCGCTGCTGTGCGACGCGCTCTATGGCGGCGGCCGCAAGGCGAAGGGCGCGGTGGAGAAGGCGCAGGAGGCGCTGGGCCGTCAGGCGCTGCACGCGTGGCGCCTGGCCTTCGAGCACCCGCGCACGCACAAGGCGCTGACGCTGGAGGCGCCCCTGCCGGAGGACTTCACCAAGGCCCTGGGCCTGCTGCGCGAGGCCGGCCTTCCGGCGGGGCCGCCCGCCCCGAAGAAGCCGGCCCCGAAGGCTAGAGTCCGGAAACGCTGA
- a CDS encoding helix-turn-helix domain-containing protein, with protein sequence MKPFAQQTYYEILEVPPTASDAEIRAAHQRLMELYSPDSIAVYALGDPDQVEALRAQMTEAMEMLTDADLRVEYDRSIGLSTDQLAKAAAAVGAPDKVDSATRVAEALATAAAALAKAAGAVDAERLEAESRLKAASSVNEDAVEAPRASGTPGKSEDRMRGEESKRQESSGMDAPGAAPEPVMVGGVAVVEAFRASFTRSLSFVYVPAGPLRGQGKGAVTEGLGASPGPTVEAKESVAAEPASEAASASRPAAAPAEAATVAPPDPAPKSGEAASGGGTSAASAPDSQGPSANTAGASAVEQSSATASAPSRAEQDAAPAPSAGADLTAPASGEHAGASVEAAAPASVASTSDGAVAPGVDAPKVATAVSDREPTPEAGAPDRAEAASSEASSVSPEAGAASPLAPAVPDEAARTAAVDSASVATTTQGESSPNPAPTPDATPSALARTPATGASRAAVRPLTSRPIDSRPATGPGASKSPTVRKLGDAQVLAQDSAIATAESALAQVAAKVREARPRGVDIPADAEFNGELLRRVREARGLSIQQLADRTRISVRHLENVEADRYTALPTTVYLRGILMNLARELGLDPLRVSKSYLALFSEKPARSGR encoded by the coding sequence ATGAAGCCCTTCGCGCAGCAGACCTACTACGAAATCCTGGAGGTGCCGCCCACGGCCTCCGACGCGGAGATCCGCGCGGCCCACCAGCGCCTGATGGAGCTGTATTCGCCCGACTCCATCGCGGTGTACGCGCTGGGGGATCCGGATCAGGTGGAGGCGCTGCGTGCGCAGATGACCGAAGCGATGGAGATGCTCACCGACGCGGACCTGCGCGTCGAATATGACCGCTCCATCGGGCTGTCCACGGATCAGCTCGCGAAGGCCGCCGCCGCGGTGGGGGCCCCGGACAAGGTGGATTCGGCCACGCGGGTCGCGGAGGCCCTGGCGACCGCCGCCGCGGCGCTCGCCAAGGCCGCGGGGGCCGTGGATGCTGAGAGGCTGGAGGCGGAGTCGCGGCTGAAGGCCGCGTCGTCCGTGAACGAGGATGCGGTGGAGGCGCCGCGCGCGAGCGGTACGCCCGGAAAGAGCGAGGATCGGATGCGCGGTGAGGAGTCGAAGCGGCAGGAGTCCTCGGGGATGGACGCGCCGGGCGCGGCCCCCGAACCGGTGATGGTGGGAGGCGTGGCGGTGGTGGAGGCCTTCCGGGCCTCGTTCACCCGGAGCCTGTCGTTCGTCTACGTCCCCGCGGGGCCGCTGCGCGGACAGGGCAAGGGGGCCGTCACCGAAGGCCTGGGGGCGTCACCAGGCCCCACCGTGGAGGCGAAGGAGTCGGTGGCCGCCGAGCCCGCGAGCGAAGCGGCGTCCGCGTCGAGGCCTGCCGCCGCGCCGGCCGAAGCCGCGACCGTGGCGCCACCGGACCCCGCGCCGAAGTCGGGCGAGGCTGCTTCGGGGGGCGGGACCTCCGCCGCGTCCGCGCCAGACTCCCAGGGCCCCTCCGCGAACACCGCCGGAGCCTCGGCCGTGGAGCAATCCAGCGCCACGGCCTCGGCGCCCTCCCGGGCCGAGCAGGACGCGGCGCCCGCACCGTCGGCGGGTGCGGACCTCACCGCCCCCGCGTCAGGGGAGCACGCGGGGGCGTCCGTCGAGGCCGCTGCTCCAGCGTCCGTGGCCTCCACGTCGGACGGCGCGGTGGCTCCGGGAGTGGATGCTCCGAAGGTCGCCACCGCCGTTTCGGACCGCGAGCCGACCCCGGAGGCCGGTGCTCCGGACCGCGCCGAAGCGGCTTCCTCGGAAGCCAGCTCGGTGTCTCCGGAGGCCGGCGCCGCGAGCCCCCTCGCCCCGGCGGTCCCGGATGAGGCCGCCCGGACGGCGGCCGTGGACAGCGCCTCGGTCGCGACGACGACCCAGGGTGAGTCGTCTCCGAACCCCGCTCCGACCCCGGACGCGACGCCCAGCGCGTTGGCCCGGACCCCGGCCACCGGGGCTTCGCGCGCCGCCGTGCGACCGCTGACGTCACGCCCCATCGACTCTCGGCCCGCCACGGGACCTGGCGCATCGAAGAGCCCCACCGTCCGGAAGCTCGGGGACGCCCAGGTGCTGGCGCAGGATTCGGCCATCGCGACGGCGGAGTCCGCGCTGGCGCAGGTGGCCGCCAAGGTGCGCGAGGCGCGGCCTCGGGGCGTGGACATCCCCGCGGACGCCGAGTTCAACGGCGAACTGCTCCGCCGCGTCCGCGAGGCCCGGGGCCTGTCCATCCAGCAGCTCGCCGACCGCACCCGCATCTCCGTGCGTCACCTGGAGAACGTGGAGGCGGACCGCTACACCGCGCTGCCCACCACCGTGTACCTGCGCGGCATCCTCATGAACCTCGCCCGCGAGCTGGGCCTGGACCCCCTGCGCGTGTCCAAGAGCTATCTGGCGCTGTTCTCAGAGAAACCCGCCAGGTCGGGCCGCTGA
- a CDS encoding MinD/ParA family ATP-binding protein, with translation MRAFVKPAPSSPAVPALLTSASPRAVGAPATGVSPAGPAGLTRRARSRRIIAVGGGKGGIGKSMVSANLGVALAQAGHKVLLVDADLGGANLHTCLGVGPPEATLSDFLRRGKADLEDVMVATGVPGLSLIAGAQDSLDAANLKYAQKQKLLRTLLSQTADYLILDLGAGTSFNTLDFFLIADHGLLVVLPEPTSVENAYRFVKAAFFRKLQQTEARYGIQDLVEGALSTREGALRTLHDVVEQVRRKAPSDAERLERELAAFRVRLVVNQARTDADANVGAAMVSAWKKFFGIDMDDLGALRYDDEAWRAVRKRKPVLIERPDSPVSQGLQRIAARLLSLDGLSPESAIP, from the coding sequence ATGCGAGCCTTCGTGAAGCCCGCCCCTTCGTCGCCAGCGGTCCCTGCCTTGCTCACCAGTGCGTCGCCGCGTGCCGTGGGGGCCCCGGCGACGGGCGTGTCGCCCGCGGGGCCCGCGGGCCTGACGCGGCGGGCGCGCTCGCGGCGGATCATCGCGGTGGGCGGCGGCAAGGGCGGCATCGGCAAGTCGATGGTGTCCGCGAACCTGGGCGTCGCGCTCGCGCAAGCCGGCCACAAGGTGCTGCTCGTGGACGCGGACCTGGGCGGGGCCAACCTGCACACCTGCCTGGGCGTGGGGCCTCCGGAGGCCACGCTGTCGGACTTCCTTCGGCGCGGGAAGGCGGACCTCGAGGACGTGATGGTCGCCACGGGCGTGCCGGGCCTGTCGTTGATCGCCGGCGCGCAGGACTCGCTGGACGCGGCGAACCTCAAGTATGCCCAGAAGCAGAAGCTGCTGCGCACGCTGCTGTCGCAGACGGCGGACTACCTCATCCTGGACCTGGGCGCGGGCACCAGCTTCAACACGCTCGACTTCTTCCTGATCGCGGATCACGGCCTGCTGGTGGTGCTGCCGGAGCCCACGTCCGTGGAGAACGCGTACCGCTTCGTCAAGGCGGCCTTCTTCCGGAAGCTCCAGCAGACGGAGGCGCGCTACGGCATCCAGGACCTCGTCGAGGGCGCGCTGTCCACGCGCGAGGGGGCGCTCCGGACGCTGCACGACGTGGTCGAGCAGGTGCGGCGCAAGGCCCCGTCGGACGCGGAGCGGCTGGAGCGGGAGCTGGCGGCGTTCCGGGTGCGGCTGGTCGTGAACCAGGCGCGCACCGACGCGGACGCGAACGTGGGCGCCGCGATGGTGTCCGCGTGGAAGAAGTTCTTTGGCATCGACATGGATGATCTGGGCGCCCTGCGCTACGACGACGAGGCGTGGCGCGCGGTGCGCAAGCGCAAGCCGGTGCTCATCGAGCGGCCCGACTCGCCCGTGTCCCAGGGCCTCCAGCGCATCGCCGCGCGGCTGCTCTCTCTCGACGGCCTTTCCCCCGAGTCCGCCATTCCATGA
- a CDS encoding HNH endonuclease, which translates to MINSAVLVLNRYYQPVHVTSVKRAFSLLYQGVAKAIDEQYRLYEFEDWAALSATQDSITTIDRTIRVPRVLVLGAYDHLPRAKVRFSRLNIYARDNDTCQYCAKQLPRSDLNLDHVNPRTQGGKTTWENVVCSCVPCNLKKGGRTPEQAGMRLLKKPVRPRWTPLFRGAVRKVTYREWLPFLHLADLSYWNVELLDE; encoded by the coding sequence ATGATCAACAGCGCCGTGCTCGTTTTAAACCGGTACTACCAACCGGTTCACGTGACGTCGGTTAAACGGGCTTTTTCCCTGCTGTATCAGGGCGTCGCCAAGGCCATCGACGAGCAGTACCGCTTGTATGAGTTCGAGGACTGGGCCGCGCTCAGCGCCACCCAGGACAGCATCACCACCATCGACCGCACCATCCGCGTCCCCCGAGTGCTCGTGCTGGGTGCGTATGATCACCTGCCGCGCGCCAAGGTGCGCTTCTCGCGCCTCAACATCTACGCGCGCGACAACGACACCTGCCAGTACTGCGCGAAGCAGCTGCCCCGCAGCGACCTCAACCTGGATCACGTCAACCCGCGCACCCAGGGCGGCAAGACGACGTGGGAGAACGTCGTGTGCTCCTGCGTGCCCTGCAATCTGAAGAAGGGTGGACGCACGCCGGAGCAGGCCGGGATGCGGCTGCTCAAGAAGCCCGTGCGCCCGCGCTGGACGCCGCTGTTCCGCGGGGCCGTCCGCAAGGTCACATACCGTGAGTGGCTGCCGTTCCTGCACCTCGCGGACCTGTCGTACTGGAACGTCGAGCTGCTCGACGAGTGA
- the selA gene encoding L-seryl-tRNA(Sec) selenium transferase encodes MGAASNPSEGKNALLRGLPSIEQLLRRPSLEPRLANLPHARAVAALRLAVERVRSRLLAGDSRPFEDADVEAALTSLATPNLRPVLNATGVVLHTNLGRAPLAPEAVEAVVAVARGYSNLEYDLDEGERGSRYAPLVGLLRALTGAEDAIVVNNCAGAVLLVLAALASGRECVVSRGELVEIGGGFRIPDVMRQSGAKLVEVGTTNRTRRADYANALGPDTGLIVKVHRSNFALVGFTEEASLAELTDLGRSRGVPVFQDLGSGALVPLSGPGLTPEPTVAQAISAGAEVVAFSGDKLLGGPQAGVIVGRADLLQRIKSHPLTRALRVDKMTVAALEATLALYRDGRPGAVPTQGLLTQQPAVLQARAQRLAALLAARGVEGRVLSVDGQVGGGAMPLSRLPSYACSLTVGAPKLFLERLREGEVPVIGRIADDEIVLDVRCLSEEDLGQVAQAVAAAHSGSQP; translated from the coding sequence ATGGGCGCTGCGTCGAACCCTTCGGAAGGAAAGAACGCGCTGCTTCGCGGCCTTCCCTCCATCGAGCAACTGCTGCGGCGGCCGTCGCTGGAGCCCCGACTCGCGAACCTCCCCCATGCCCGCGCGGTCGCGGCCCTGCGGCTCGCCGTCGAACGCGTGCGCTCCCGGCTCCTCGCCGGTGACTCGCGCCCCTTCGAGGACGCGGACGTGGAAGCCGCCCTCACGTCCCTGGCCACGCCGAACCTGCGGCCGGTGCTCAACGCGACCGGCGTCGTGCTCCACACGAACCTGGGCCGCGCGCCGCTCGCGCCCGAGGCCGTGGAGGCCGTCGTCGCCGTGGCGCGGGGCTACTCCAACCTGGAATACGACCTGGACGAAGGCGAACGCGGCAGCCGCTATGCCCCGCTCGTCGGCCTGCTGCGCGCGCTCACGGGCGCGGAGGATGCCATCGTCGTCAACAACTGCGCGGGGGCCGTGTTGCTCGTCCTCGCGGCGCTTGCCTCGGGCCGCGAGTGCGTCGTCTCTCGCGGAGAGCTCGTCGAAATTGGCGGCGGCTTTCGCATCCCGGACGTCATGCGCCAGTCCGGCGCGAAGCTCGTGGAGGTGGGCACCACGAACCGCACCCGCCGCGCGGACTACGCCAACGCGCTGGGCCCGGACACGGGCCTCATCGTGAAGGTCCACCGCTCCAACTTCGCGCTCGTCGGCTTCACGGAAGAGGCCTCGCTCGCGGAGCTGACGGACCTGGGCCGCTCCCGGGGCGTGCCCGTGTTCCAGGACCTGGGCTCCGGCGCGCTGGTGCCCCTGTCCGGTCCTGGCCTCACACCCGAACCCACCGTCGCCCAGGCCATCAGCGCCGGGGCGGAGGTCGTCGCCTTCTCCGGAGACAAGCTCCTGGGGGGGCCCCAGGCCGGTGTCATCGTCGGCCGGGCGGACCTGCTCCAGCGCATCAAGTCCCACCCGCTCACACGTGCCTTGCGTGTCGACAAGATGACGGTCGCGGCCCTGGAGGCGACGCTCGCGCTCTATCGGGACGGCCGCCCGGGCGCGGTCCCCACCCAAGGCCTGCTCACCCAGCAACCAGCGGTCTTGCAGGCCCGCGCACAGCGGCTGGCGGCCCTGCTCGCGGCACGCGGCGTCGAGGGCCGGGTGCTGTCGGTGGATGGACAGGTGGGAGGCGGAGCCATGCCGCTGTCCCGGTTGCCTTCCTACGCTTGCAGCCTCACCGTAGGAGCGCCGAAACTATTCCTGGAACGCCTGCGCGAAGGCGAGGTGCCGGTTATTGGCAGGATTGCGGATGACGAGATCGTTCTCGACGTCCGATGTCTCTCAGAGGAGGACCTGGGGCAGGTCGCGCAGGCTGTGGCGGCCGCCCATTCGGGAAGCCAGCCATGA
- a CDS encoding VOC family protein, whose amino-acid sequence MSVRFNHTIIAAKDKVASAHFLAELLGLPEPQPFGHFQVVKLSDGASLDFANSEEEIRSQHYAFLVSEEVFDSLIAKIRDRKLQHWADPRGQRVNEINTHDGGRGVYFQDPSGHFMEAITVPYGGW is encoded by the coding sequence ATGTCTGTCCGGTTCAACCACACCATCATCGCCGCGAAGGACAAGGTGGCGTCCGCGCATTTCCTGGCGGAGCTGCTGGGGCTCCCCGAGCCCCAGCCCTTCGGACACTTCCAGGTGGTCAAGCTGTCGGACGGGGCATCGCTCGACTTCGCCAACAGCGAGGAGGAGATTCGCTCGCAGCACTATGCCTTCCTCGTCTCGGAGGAGGTGTTCGATTCGCTGATCGCGAAGATCCGCGACCGGAAGCTCCAGCACTGGGCCGACCCGCGCGGTCAGCGCGTGAATGAGATCAACACCCATGACGGCGGGCGCGGCGTGTATTTCCAGGACCCGTCCGGGCACTTCATGGAGGCCATCACGGTGCCGTACGGTGGTTGGTGA
- a CDS encoding serine/threonine-protein kinase, whose translation MHSKDDDAGAVAYLGPDALREQAPAGDGLEPTLPQVRTPVSPGGTLIQGAVTPQPAPVNRGLVPGQVVAGRYRVEKWLGVGGTSAVYQALDLKNQQRLALKVLAVPHADEALVTRFRQEVEHAKALEHINILHVFDVGMDGDRHYLTVELLEGSDLRQVMLEGRPTLANALRWLMHASVALEHAHARGVLHRDVKPGNLFITRTGVLKLMDFGLAKSAHVMGNTAQGATLGTPEYMAPEQVTGAAVSPATDLYALGVVAYELLTGRLPFRHAQPVPLMLMHVQETPVPLRKVRPELPEAFERIVLKLMRKRPEERQGSATVLRSELAGLWPLVLNHTREV comes from the coding sequence GTGCATTCCAAGGACGATGACGCAGGAGCCGTGGCGTACCTGGGCCCGGACGCGCTGCGGGAGCAGGCCCCGGCCGGGGACGGCCTGGAGCCGACCTTGCCCCAGGTGCGGACGCCCGTGTCTCCAGGGGGCACGCTGATCCAGGGCGCGGTGACGCCGCAGCCCGCGCCGGTGAACCGGGGGCTCGTCCCCGGGCAGGTGGTGGCGGGCCGCTACCGGGTGGAGAAGTGGCTGGGCGTGGGGGGGACGTCGGCGGTGTACCAGGCGCTGGACCTGAAGAACCAGCAGCGCCTGGCGCTCAAGGTGCTAGCGGTGCCGCACGCGGACGAGGCCCTGGTCACGCGCTTCCGCCAGGAGGTGGAGCACGCCAAGGCGTTGGAGCACATCAACATCCTGCATGTCTTCGACGTGGGCATGGATGGCGACCGGCACTACCTGACGGTGGAGCTGCTGGAGGGCAGCGACCTGCGGCAGGTGATGCTGGAGGGGCGCCCCACGCTCGCCAATGCCTTGCGGTGGTTGATGCACGCCTCGGTGGCGCTGGAGCACGCGCACGCGCGCGGGGTGCTGCACCGGGACGTGAAGCCGGGCAACCTGTTCATCACGCGCACGGGCGTGTTGAAGCTGATGGACTTCGGGCTCGCCAAGAGCGCGCACGTGATGGGCAACACGGCGCAGGGAGCGACGCTGGGGACTCCGGAGTACATGGCGCCCGAGCAGGTCACGGGCGCGGCCGTGTCACCGGCCACGGACCTGTATGCTCTGGGCGTGGTGGCGTACGAGCTGCTCACGGGGCGGCTTCCGTTCCGCCATGCCCAGCCCGTGCCGCTGATGCTCATGCACGTGCAGGAGACGCCTGTTCCCCTGCGGAAGGTGCGTCCGGAGCTGCCGGAGGCGTTCGAGCGGATTGTGTTGAAGTTGATGCGCAAGCGGCCCGAGGAGCGCCAGGGGAGCGCGACCGTGCTGCGCAGTGAACTGGCGGGGTTGTGGCCCCTGGTGCTCAATCACACCCGCGAAGTATAG